tagccttaactgtatttaatgttttatttgcttggagatAGTGAGTTTTATATGTTAAGGTCTTCGTTTTTtcttgaactcaggacatttattGTACCttttatgccttatgttcagttaattcttctaaattgcaatggcttggggcaaataaaatttgattgatATACATATATACAGGCTTCCATAACAGGGGAAATGTGATTTTTAGCAAACTTTCTCTTTATTCTGCAGCCCACAGGGTCACTCCCCCTGCTGcgcttccctctttattgtttactacaacttattagattgtaagcctatgcggcagggtcttgctatttactgtgttatctgtacagcaccatgtacattgatggtgctatataaataaataataataataataataataggatcacGAGACACTAACATTTAGAGGGTTCCAGGAGACTGCAAAAAGAAAACATCTAATTGCCCACTCCACTCCATTATAAAACATTGTCAAAAGGCCCAGGTGGAGATCATGGGTTGGATCTGAACTGGGGCCTTGCACATGTGGCCAGCCCCATAGGCCCAAGTCCATACGTGACTGCAATGTAGCACTTCTGGGAGCACGACCCAAAACTAGAGAagatgctagtttctggaatgggcCAGTCATCTAAGCCCTCAattggatctaacccattatAAGATCTACACATTGGTTGACAAAATTATATCCTTAAAGGTAAACCTTTTATGGACACAGGGAATTACtaacatatatatttaaatcatTTGTACTGTGAGGCTTCTTTGATGTAGAGTAAGACATGTGCTCTGTCTCATGCTCATTTATACTCCAGACACTGAAATAGTTTCGGCTAGAGTCCATAAATGGTGTCAAATAGCTCTATTGGAGCTCTTAACCAAGGAAAAGTCTGGGAGCATTTATTCTGGCTGACCCTGGTTCTGTAGCTGTATCAGAGTCTGCCTCATAAGTAGAACCGTGTTCCTGAGCAGGCCCTTACTCTAGTGCATTTCCTGGGAGAAAGGGTACTCTGGGAGTCAGGTAGGCCCTTCCACCATGGCTCTGAGTATCCCACTGGATGCACTGCAAACTGTGCTCTGTTGAGCCATGGGTGGTGGGAGGAGAATCTGGAATTACGGCGGGGCTCATGATGGGGTTGAATGGTTTACTGGGAACCTCAGATGAGGCTTCATTGCAACAGGACAACAAACCTTGCCCCAAGACTACAGTAGAAAGTTGTTCATGGGTACCAGACTCCTCCTCCAAAGAAGTCTCTGTGTGAACATTTTGATCGTACTGCTGTGGACCCCGCTGGCGGAATTGCTTTGCAAGCACCAAGCAATTAAAAGGCATCTCCCCAGTGAGAGTTGTCTGATGATATATAAGGCTTCTCCTCtcactaaagctctttccacactgcagacattgaaaaggtttctctccggtgtgaattctttgatgtctagtAAGGCCATGCTTATTGctaaaactctttccacactccaagcatttaaattgttttcccgctctgtgagttctttgatgacctTGAAGGTCAGCCTTCTGGCAGAATCTCtctccacactccaagcactgaaatgGTTTCTCGCTTGAGTGTATTCTTTGATGGACAGTAAGTGCCCTCTTCCAACTAAATGCTTTTCCAcaatccagacatttaaatgggtTGTCTTCTAAGTGAAGTACTTGATGGCGTATAAGGCTGTGACTAGAaaagaatctctttccacactgtgAACATTcaaaaggtttctctcctgtgtctGTGTGAATTCGCTGATGTATTGCAAGGCTCCTCTTccacctgaagctctttccacactgtggacattcaaatggtttctcccctgtgtgcattCGTTGATGTAAAGTAAGGCCGTTCTTCCACCtgtagctctttccacactccaggcatttatatggcttctccccagtatgaattctttgatgctcctGAAGGGCACTACTGCAACGGAAtccctttccacactctaggcatttaaatggtttctcccctgagtgtATTCTTTTATGGACAGTAAGTGCCCCCTTTTCCCTAaatgcttttccacactccagacaggtaaatggtttctctcctgtgtgaatttttTGATGTCTAGCAAGGTCATGCTTATTGTTGAAACTCCTTccgcactccagacatttaaatggcttGTCTACTCTGTGAATTATCTGATGACGTGTAATGCTGTGCTTGGAaaagaatctctttccacactgtgGACATTCAAATACTTTCTCTCCTGTGTCCGAGTGAATTCGCTGATGTATTGCAAGGCTCACCTTCcacctgaaactctttccacactgtgAACATACAAATGCTTTCTCTCctgagtggattctttgatggaaATTAAGTCCCATCTTCAAACGAaatgcttttccacactccagacagataaatggtttctcccctgtgtgtattctttgatgtctAGCAAGGTCATGCTTATTGCTGAtactttttccacactccagacatttaaatggcttGTCTTTTCTGTGAATTATCTGATGACGTTTCATGCTCTGCTTGGAaaagaatctctttccacactgtgTACATTCAAATGATTTCTCTCCTGTTTCTGTGTGAGTTCGTTGATGTATTGCAAGGCTCAACTTCcacttgaagctctttccacactgcaaacaatcaaatggtttctcccctgagtggattctttgatggaaAGTAAGACCCCTCTTCCAACTAaatgcttttccacactccagacaaataaacggtttctctcctgtgtgtattctttgatgtctAGCAAGGTCATACTTATCGTTGAAACACTTTccgcactccagacatttaaatggcttGTCTTCTCTGTGAATTATCTGATGACGTTTAATGCTCTGCTTGGAAAAGAATTTCTTTCCACATTGCAAACATtcaaagggtttctcccctgagtgcattctttgatgtaaagtaaggcaGTTCTTTGAGTTGAAACACTTTCTGCACTCttggcatttatatggcttctctccGGTGTGCCTTCTTTGATGCTCTTCAAGGGCACTACTGCAATGGAATCCCTTTCTGCATTCCAGGCATTGAAATGGCTTGTCTTCCCCATGAATAAGCTGATGACGTGCACAGCTGTGCTTAGAaaagaatctctttccacactgagaacattcaaagggtttctctcctgtgcccGAATGAATTCGCTGATGTATTGCAAGGGTCCCCTTccacctgaagctctttccacattgcGAACATTCATATGGGTTCTCCCCTGTGTGCATTCTTTGATGTGTAGTAAGGCCATTCTTcaagctgaagctctttccacactccaggcatttaaatggcttctcccctgtgtgagttctttgatgctctTGAAGGGCACCCTTTCGGCAGAaattctttccacattccaagcattcaaatggtttctccccagaaTGTATTCTTTGATGGATAGTAAGTGCCCCCTTCTGACTAAATGCTtttccacactcgaggcattcaaatggtttctcccctgtgtgcgttCTTTGATGAGTATGAAGGTCAGCATTGcccctgaaactctttccacactcaagacATTTATATTGTTTCTTTGCTCTGTGGGTTTTACAATTGTCATCAAGGGTTGATTTATGAGAGGTCGTTTCTCCTGACACAGgggatttcttctctctctcttctttggaTGTTATTTGTTGTGCCATCACTGC
This window of the Elgaria multicarinata webbii isolate HBS135686 ecotype San Diego chromosome 3, rElgMul1.1.pri, whole genome shotgun sequence genome carries:
- the LOC134396295 gene encoding zinc finger protein 11-like — its product is MNRVEGKPRNKERNICLDSDLHAVMAQQITSKEEREKKSPVSGETTSHKSTLDDNCKTHRAKKQYKCLECGKSFRGNADLHTHQRTHTGEKPFECLECGKAFSQKGALTIHQRIHSGEKPFECLECGKNFCRKGALQEHQRTHTGEKPFKCLECGKSFSLKNGLTTHQRMHTGENPYECSQCGKSFRWKGTLAIHQRIHSGTGEKPFECSQCGKRFFSKHSCARHQLIHGEDKPFQCLECRKGFHCSSALEEHQRRHTGEKPYKCQECRKCFNSKNCLTLHQRMHSGEKPFECLQCGKKFFSKQSIKRHQIIHREDKPFKCLECGKCFNDKYDLARHQRIHTGEKPFICLECGKAFSWKRGLTFHQRIHSGEKPFDCLQCGKSFKWKLSLAIHQRTHTETGEKSFECTQCGKRFFSKQSMKRHQIIHRKDKPFKCLECGKSISNKHDLARHQRIHTGEKPFICLECGKAFRLKMGLNFHQRIHSGEKAFVCSQCGKSFRWKVSLAIHQRIHSDTGEKVFECPQCGKRFFSKHSITRHQIIHRVDKPFKCLECGRSFNNKHDLARHQKIHTGEKPFTCLECGKAFREKGALTVHKRIHSGEKPFKCLECGKGFRCSSALQEHQRIHTGEKPYKCLECGKSYRWKNGLTLHQRMHTGEKPFECPQCGKSFRWKRSLAIHQRIHTDTGEKPFECSQCGKRFFSSHSLIRHQVLHLEDNPFKCLDCGKAFSWKRALTVHQRIHSSEKPFQCLECGERFCQKADLQGHQRTHRAGKQFKCLECGKSFSNKHGLTRHQRIHTGEKPFQCLQCGKSFSERRSLIYHQTTLTGEMPFNCLVLAKQFRQRGPQQYDQNVHTETSLEEESGTHEQLSTVVLGQGLLSCCNEASSEVPSKPFNPIMSPAVIPDSPPTTHGSTEHSLQCIQWDTQSHGGRAYLTPRVPFLPGNALE